In Schaalia sp. JY-X169, the following are encoded in one genomic region:
- a CDS encoding UTP--glucose-1-phosphate uridylyltransferase — translation MTDLALTHAQDKMAAAGVAPGAIRVFSHYFQQLQSGDLGLISEEEIEPFLDPVVANTLDFTADAQRDAMRKTALLRLNGGLGTSMGLERAKTLIPVRDGKNFLEIIACQTRHARRRYSATLPLIFMNSYRTNTDTLECLSQFTDLPVEGLPLSFLQSKEPRLDAESLLPISVPESPDDEWCPPGHGDLFVSLESSGILDLLINQGFEFAQVSNGDNLGALPDGNIAAWFASTAATFAMEVCTRTSNDRKGGHLARRRGDGALILRESAQTADGDRAAFEDIDLHPYFNTNTLWLNLPRLRDALTSRDSILGLPLIRNIKNVDQGEDETLTVVQLETAMGSAIEVFEDAQAILVPRSRFLPVKTTNELLLLRSNLYEMGDDCGLELTTETTPRVDLEATYYAHLDQYESRIPKSPSMRRATSLRVEGDWYFVPGSTVEGDVLLGKEGGIYQ, via the coding sequence ATGACAGACCTTGCACTAACACACGCCCAGGACAAGATGGCTGCGGCGGGCGTTGCGCCGGGCGCAATCAGAGTATTTTCCCACTACTTCCAGCAGCTGCAATCCGGCGATCTGGGATTGATCAGCGAAGAGGAGATTGAGCCGTTTCTAGACCCAGTTGTGGCAAACACTCTCGACTTCACGGCGGACGCGCAACGTGATGCCATGCGTAAGACCGCGTTGCTACGTCTCAATGGGGGCCTGGGAACCTCAATGGGGTTAGAGCGAGCCAAGACGCTGATTCCGGTCCGTGATGGGAAGAACTTCCTGGAGATCATTGCCTGCCAGACCCGGCACGCAAGACGCAGGTACTCGGCGACGCTACCGCTTATCTTCATGAACTCCTACAGGACGAATACGGATACCTTGGAATGCCTGTCCCAGTTCACAGATCTCCCGGTGGAAGGTCTGCCACTGAGTTTTCTCCAGAGCAAAGAACCCCGCCTCGATGCCGAGAGTTTGCTACCCATCAGCGTGCCGGAGAGTCCCGATGACGAGTGGTGTCCTCCGGGCCACGGTGATCTCTTCGTCTCGCTGGAATCGTCCGGCATCCTCGACCTCCTAATCAACCAGGGGTTCGAGTTCGCACAGGTCTCAAACGGTGACAACCTAGGAGCGCTCCCGGATGGCAACATTGCGGCGTGGTTCGCATCGACGGCAGCAACATTCGCAATGGAGGTGTGCACGAGGACGTCCAATGATCGCAAGGGCGGTCATCTAGCGCGACGGCGGGGAGACGGCGCACTTATCCTCCGCGAGTCCGCCCAGACCGCCGACGGAGATCGGGCGGCGTTCGAAGATATCGACCTGCACCCATATTTCAACACGAACACCCTGTGGCTCAATCTGCCCCGCCTCCGGGATGCCCTCACCAGTCGCGACTCGATCCTCGGTCTCCCCCTGATAAGAAACATCAAGAACGTTGACCAGGGCGAGGATGAAACGCTGACGGTGGTACAGCTTGAAACAGCGATGGGCTCAGCAATAGAAGTGTTCGAGGACGCGCAAGCAATTCTTGTTCCCCGCAGCCGCTTCCTCCCAGTCAAGACAACCAATGAGCTCCTTCTGCTCCGTTCGAACCTCTATGAGATGGGGGACGACTGCGGTCTTGAATTGACTACGGAAACCACGCCACGAGTCGATTTGGAAGCCACCTACTACGCACATCTTGACCAGTACGAGAGTCGCATTCCGAAATCTCCGTCAATGCGCCGCGCAACTTCTTTGAGGGTCGAGGGCGACTGGTACTTTGTGCCCGGGTCCACTGTTGAAGGTGATGTTCTGCTCGGTAAAGAGGGCGGCATCTACCAATAG
- a CDS encoding ABC transporter substrate-binding protein produces the protein MKKLSSLAVLGIAGMLALGACSTNSAAPESGESTGEAGNEAADDTTYVIGISQLMDHPSLTAAADGFKAALEESGLNVTFDEQNANGDQSTAASIAGSFKSSNVDLVLAIATPTAQAAAQAITDTPVLFTAVTDPVDAGLVDSWEAPGGNVTGTSDANPVKEQLELIEEIVPGVKTVGVVYSPGEANSLVQVGWAKEAAGELGLEIVEAPAMSSQDVLQATESLGDVDAIYVPTDNVVVTSFETVLQVGEAKKIPVFGAEGDTVARGAIATYGLDYYQLGYQTGQMAVQILKDGKSPEEIAVATSAEPALYLNLGAAQRMGVEIPVNIVEEADPANITE, from the coding sequence TTGAAAAAGCTCTCTTCGCTAGCGGTCTTAGGTATCGCAGGCATGCTTGCACTGGGTGCGTGTAGCACCAACTCGGCCGCGCCCGAATCCGGCGAATCTACTGGTGAGGCCGGGAACGAGGCGGCCGATGACACGACGTACGTGATCGGCATCAGCCAACTGATGGATCACCCTTCTCTCACAGCAGCAGCGGACGGGTTCAAAGCAGCACTCGAGGAATCGGGGCTCAACGTGACGTTCGATGAGCAGAATGCGAACGGTGACCAATCAACGGCGGCCTCGATTGCAGGATCATTCAAGTCTTCGAATGTCGACCTCGTCCTCGCCATTGCAACACCCACGGCTCAGGCAGCCGCGCAGGCTATCACAGACACACCGGTCTTGTTCACCGCAGTGACTGACCCTGTCGACGCAGGCTTGGTGGATAGCTGGGAAGCTCCAGGGGGCAACGTTACCGGGACCTCTGATGCCAACCCCGTGAAGGAGCAGCTGGAGCTCATCGAAGAGATCGTTCCCGGAGTGAAGACAGTTGGAGTTGTCTATTCCCCGGGGGAGGCCAACTCTCTTGTCCAGGTTGGCTGGGCCAAGGAAGCAGCCGGTGAACTGGGACTGGAGATAGTGGAGGCACCAGCCATGAGCTCCCAGGATGTGCTGCAGGCTACCGAATCTCTTGGCGATGTTGACGCGATCTATGTGCCCACTGACAACGTAGTTGTCACGTCTTTTGAAACCGTGTTGCAGGTTGGCGAAGCCAAGAAGATCCCCGTCTTTGGTGCCGAGGGCGACACTGTAGCGCGTGGCGCGATTGCCACATACGGCCTCGACTACTACCAACTGGGCTACCAGACAGGTCAGATGGCTGTGCAGATTCTCAAGGATGGGAAGAGCCCTGAAGAGATTGCAGTCGCGACCTCGGCGGAGCCGGCTCTATACCTCAACCTGGGGGCAGCACAGCGTATGGGTGTGGAGATTCCGGTGAATATTGTTGAAGAAGCAGATCCCGCGAACATAACCGAATAG
- a CDS encoding sugar phosphate nucleotidyltransferase: MATASKIGSDRPVTTAIILAAGGDDESRELLHAELSDSTVAALAVQNLRQVLPAERIIVVIAPEDQRIREALGEDLTYVVQEEPLGTGNAVAAARGVIPDDTEQLLVTYADTPLLRPASLRGLLNRHNLKKAGFSLLTARMDQPLPYGRIERDSDGRITAIVEPEDLTSKDAGIAEVNVGSYVAAPDVLLEKIDDLASRGEHRLTEVARSFLGSDHGVVSYRIYDTDEVQGINTEEGLAQAADIVLKRLFVPKKDTDTTIKFGTGGWRAIIGEGYTLGNLRRLCQAIANEATRQGIDHMGVVIGGDRRFLSRESAEAAAEVFAGNNIPVRLLPDDVPTPLVTFAAPYTESAYGVMITSSHNPPNWNGVKVFRADGSLPLDAETDRYQDEANSLRVEDVVTLDLDLARAAGVIDETPLTDPYIDAIEQIIDWELLRGSDLRVAVDPMYGTSQLTLGTILSDMRVQAEFIHAAHNPLFGGIAPAPDSERLDTLKKMIRSGGGKYDLGMATDGDSDRIGIVDENGEYVTSNELLLLIYWYLHEYKGEKGGVVRNVATTHLLDRLADHFGEEHRECKVGFKHVTAGMQEIDAVLGGESSGGLTVRGWILGKDGIFACALVAEILARTGKSMSELLEMIYGITGRLYSMEESIPATPEMRLEVPRRLESEPLTHIGEYKIVDIVHTDGTKILLENDNWALLRFSGTEPVLRLFVEADTRVKAEELLSWLRGFVTA, from the coding sequence ATGGCCACGGCTTCGAAAATCGGTTCAGATCGCCCTGTAACAACCGCAATCATTCTTGCAGCCGGGGGTGACGACGAATCACGGGAGTTGCTCCATGCGGAGCTCTCTGACTCGACGGTGGCCGCTCTGGCTGTGCAGAATCTTCGCCAAGTTCTCCCCGCTGAGAGAATCATTGTTGTCATCGCTCCCGAAGATCAGAGGATTCGCGAGGCCCTTGGAGAAGACCTTACCTATGTGGTCCAAGAAGAACCTTTGGGAACAGGCAACGCAGTCGCAGCCGCGCGGGGCGTGATTCCTGACGACACCGAGCAGCTCCTAGTTACCTACGCGGACACTCCACTTCTTCGTCCCGCATCCCTGCGGGGGCTTCTCAACCGGCACAACCTGAAAAAAGCAGGTTTCTCACTGCTCACAGCACGAATGGATCAGCCTCTCCCCTACGGCCGCATTGAGCGTGACTCCGACGGCAGAATCACTGCCATTGTTGAACCAGAGGACTTGACGTCAAAAGACGCGGGAATTGCGGAGGTCAATGTCGGGTCATACGTAGCAGCGCCGGATGTACTCCTTGAGAAGATTGACGACCTTGCCAGCCGTGGGGAGCATCGCCTCACCGAAGTTGCGCGTAGCTTCCTGGGTTCAGACCACGGGGTCGTTTCGTACCGCATCTATGACACCGACGAAGTACAGGGCATCAACACCGAGGAAGGTTTGGCGCAGGCCGCAGATATTGTCCTCAAACGCCTTTTTGTGCCCAAGAAGGACACGGATACCACCATCAAGTTTGGCACTGGTGGATGGCGAGCCATCATTGGTGAGGGATACACGCTTGGCAACCTGCGCAGATTGTGTCAGGCCATAGCTAATGAAGCCACGCGCCAGGGTATTGACCACATGGGTGTCGTTATCGGCGGGGACCGCAGGTTCCTCTCTCGGGAGTCAGCCGAAGCCGCGGCAGAGGTTTTCGCCGGCAACAATATCCCGGTTCGACTGCTGCCAGACGACGTACCAACCCCGCTGGTAACCTTCGCAGCGCCATACACTGAGTCCGCTTACGGCGTGATGATCACGTCCTCGCACAACCCGCCGAACTGGAACGGAGTGAAAGTTTTCCGCGCTGATGGTTCGCTTCCATTGGATGCCGAGACCGACCGCTACCAGGATGAGGCGAACTCGTTACGCGTTGAGGATGTTGTCACGCTCGACCTCGACCTTGCGAGAGCCGCGGGAGTTATCGATGAGACCCCTCTGACCGACCCCTATATTGACGCAATCGAGCAGATCATTGACTGGGAGCTGCTGCGTGGATCAGACCTTCGGGTTGCAGTTGATCCAATGTACGGCACCAGCCAATTGACTCTGGGGACCATTCTTTCCGATATGCGCGTCCAGGCAGAGTTCATTCACGCGGCCCACAACCCTCTCTTCGGCGGTATAGCACCGGCCCCTGATTCCGAACGTCTCGATACCCTGAAGAAGATGATCAGGTCCGGGGGTGGAAAGTACGACCTCGGTATGGCTACCGATGGGGACTCCGACAGGATTGGCATCGTTGATGAGAATGGCGAGTACGTCACCTCAAATGAGCTGTTGCTTCTGATCTACTGGTACCTGCACGAGTACAAGGGTGAGAAAGGCGGGGTTGTCCGCAACGTAGCAACCACGCACCTACTGGACCGCCTAGCCGACCACTTCGGAGAAGAACACCGGGAATGCAAGGTCGGGTTCAAGCACGTCACTGCTGGTATGCAAGAAATCGACGCTGTTTTGGGCGGTGAGTCCTCAGGTGGACTCACCGTGCGGGGCTGGATCCTCGGCAAGGACGGCATTTTCGCCTGTGCATTGGTCGCCGAAATTCTGGCGCGCACCGGCAAGAGCATGTCGGAATTACTTGAGATGATCTATGGGATCACGGGGCGCCTTTACTCGATGGAAGAGAGCATCCCAGCAACGCCTGAGATGCGTCTAGAGGTTCCTCGTCGGCTTGAGTCTGAACCACTGACTCACATCGGTGAATACAAGATTGTGGATATTGTCCACACCGATGGAACGAAGATTCTCTTGGAAAACGACAACTGGGCTCTGCTCCGGTTCTCTGGTACGGAACCGGTGTTGCGCCTGTTTGTAGAAGCGGATACCCGGGTGAAAGCCGAGGAGCTGCTGAGTTGGCTACGGGGGTTTGTCACCGCGTAG